In Myxococcus stipitatus, a single window of DNA contains:
- a CDS encoding eCIS core domain-containing protein, protein MSGLVTSLLARWLDAGRGLFTGVVSGSKGVGRGVGVALGATASGVLRYLQGRPREGRFLVRRGLVRVAQLPVDLVLMLSLRVVSAVQVVLWLEPAGRPLTGFEVARLRPLFGASLDYAAVRVKEGPLGILGISGRAFVHGDTVFIPPGNTAADFGLLVHELTHVWQHQHGGTAYLSAAIAAQLGGDGYDWRKAVAKGLRWEELNPEQQAQFIEDAMLADLIPPGAPPSPRARLRGWTEPALSLLEEALACLRGGRGAP, encoded by the coding sequence GTGAGCGGCCTCGTCACGTCGCTCCTGGCCCGGTGGCTGGATGCGGGCCGGGGGCTGTTCACCGGCGTCGTCAGTGGCTCGAAGGGCGTGGGGCGTGGCGTGGGCGTCGCGCTCGGAGCGACCGCCTCGGGCGTGCTCCGCTACCTCCAAGGCCGGCCCCGGGAAGGCCGCTTCCTGGTGAGGCGCGGCCTCGTGCGCGTCGCGCAGCTTCCCGTGGACCTGGTGTTGATGCTCTCGCTGCGCGTGGTGAGCGCGGTGCAGGTGGTGCTCTGGCTGGAGCCCGCCGGTCGTCCGCTCACTGGCTTCGAGGTGGCGCGGCTGCGGCCCCTCTTCGGCGCGAGCCTGGACTACGCGGCGGTGCGCGTGAAGGAGGGGCCACTGGGCATCCTGGGCATCTCCGGCCGCGCCTTCGTGCACGGCGATACCGTCTTCATTCCTCCCGGAAACACGGCGGCGGACTTCGGGTTGCTGGTGCACGAGCTGACGCACGTGTGGCAGCACCAGCACGGCGGCACCGCGTACCTGAGCGCGGCCATCGCGGCGCAGCTGGGCGGAGACGGCTATGACTGGCGCAAGGCCGTGGCGAAGGGCCTGCGCTGGGAGGAACTCAACCCCGAGCAGCAGGCCCAGTTCATCGAGGACGCCATGCTGGCGGACCTGATTCCTCCCGGGGCACCGCCGTCTCCGCGCGCGCGGCTGCGTGGCTGGACGGAGCCGGCCCTGTCCCTGCTGGAGGAGGCGCTCGCTTGTCTTCGCGGGGGACGTGGCGCGCCGTGA
- a CDS encoding YiaA/YiaB family inner membrane protein, whose translation MSRSTPKVVVPHSSAWVIQTWLSFALSVGVTAVGIWNLPVDTWVKSFLGMGLLFSVGSTFSLSKTVRDQHEMEQLGTRLDEARVAKMLSEHDPIAPPKL comes from the coding sequence ATGTCCCGTTCCACGCCCAAGGTCGTCGTCCCGCACAGCTCCGCCTGGGTCATCCAGACCTGGCTGTCCTTCGCCCTGTCGGTGGGCGTCACGGCCGTCGGCATCTGGAACCTGCCGGTGGACACGTGGGTGAAGTCCTTCCTGGGGATGGGCCTGTTGTTCTCGGTGGGCTCCACGTTCAGCCTGTCGAAGACGGTGCGCGACCAGCACGAGATGGAGCAGCTGGGCACGCGCCTGGACGAGGCCCGCGTGGCGAAGATGCTCTCCGAGCACGACCCCATCGCCCCGCCCAAGCTCTAA